The Gadus chalcogrammus isolate NIFS_2021 chromosome 16, NIFS_Gcha_1.0, whole genome shotgun sequence DNA window ATGCCTCCAGCAGATTTTTATAACACACTTCCTCTGGCTGGAGAGAGTCCCGTGGACTACTGGATACGCTTGAATAGGGCTCTGGATGTCGCAGATGTCTATCTGAGAAGGCAGGGACGAAACGTTGAGGACCCCTCTCATGAGGTCACGATGACGCTGGTGAAACACAGTCCTGACCCCGCTCCTGCAAGTGACCTAAAGTGCAAAATATCAGAGAAGTGGACAGCAAATGAGATTCAGGAACATCTCATCGAACATCAGCGAGAGGCCAGAACAATGTCTCAAGCCAAATCTTGCTGGCCATAGAACGTCGGTGCACATCCTCAGACTTCAGCAATAGACACAGTCCCTGCTAATAACACCACCGACCTTATCTGCTACCTGACGTCAATGGGGCCCTCGTCCTCTTCTCAGGCCGAGGGTGTCTGCGTCCAGTCTCTCATCGGCTTGTTGAACCGTGTGCTGGAGCAGAAGGTCCTGACAGCAGCAGTCGCGCCACCCAGTAGGGGGCCAGTAGCCGTTGTTCAGAGTAGATGCAGAAtagggcgatatggaccaaaactcatatctcgatattttttgttcgaatggcgatatacgatattatAACGATATTTTGAACAAAACGGGTAAAGTGTGTAGTTTTAACTCCACGCCACAAGTATTCATTATCAACCATATATttaggtttattttatttttttgctcaaCGAAGCACAGCTGTGCTTTAAAAACAGATATGTTAATGAAaatgtacagaacgccggtcattgtcgggaaaataagcccagacagcgCAAACGGTGCCCTGAAGGGGcatattttcgataatgactggcgacgttctatacattatcctccatattacacggctacttgcccaAACGAAAAAAATTActtcatggtgtgtctttttacaatttatttgtaaccagcattcgtagtgttgatcagcagagaaatagtctgccaaagacgttgacgtcgcttagcaaccgaagacacTGGGGTCGACAAGCAGCCCTCTTCTctaatttgaatgattttagcttgtgtgtgcccgtgcccgCGATAAATCATACAACAAGttaaaatcattcaaattaatgtgctttatttttatcttgcaCTATTGGAGCACCTACTAGTCTCTTGTGCTCCGCCTCTGACTACGAGATTGTTAGTGTTAgacctttcctgctgtcggctcccagaccgaggagcacaggggagacgttccctccagggctgTTGATCTCTCGGGGGCAACACACCCTTccctttgaccggcagtgggtctgcttataggtcggaatatggcGATATTGTCTCAACTACATATCGCTTTCAAAAATATACTGGTATAATCTTAAAATCtgtatatcgcccagccctaatgtaGAGTCTGTCAAGCTGCTGAACGGCGGACGCCCTTAGTAGAGATCCTTTTGCCAAGTCAGTGAGCCACAGGTTGATCAGTGAGCCGTATGAAGGTCTGTTGGCCGAAgcagagggaagggaggaggagaaagtcCAGGATATCTTCCGGTGCCAGGTCCAGTGTCTCCGGGCAGACGATGCAGGCTGCCGCGTGACCATGGACACCACTCGAGACAGGCTGGCCGGCAGTCAAGAACCATCACATGTGAGATCTGCTTGTGAAGCTCACATAGAGTAAGAAAAGGGGGCAGAGATAAGAGCGACGCAGTTTCTCACGGCTCTTCCCCAGGCGGTGCCCTCAGAACGGGACACACCTCCAGCCCTCTCCGTGCCCTCAGAACGGGACACACCTCCAGCCCTCTCCGTGCCCTCAGAACGGGACACACCTCCAGCCCTCTCTGTGCCCTCAGAACGGGACACACCTCCAGCCCTCTCCATCAGCGAGCTTAGGCACAGTCAGGAAACTGATCCGACTATCAGGGAGGTCCTACCGCTCATTCAGAGGGGTGAGCCACCACCTAGGCGAGGGAGAAGTAGGTTACTTCCTACAGGCCAGACCCTGTGCAAGCAGTGGCACCACCTAAAAGTCCAGGATGGAGTTCTACATAGGGTAACCAAGGACCCATTCAGCAGAGAGAAGAGGTATCAGTTTGTGCTGCCTGTTAGTTTGAAGGCCGAAGCTCTCGCTGGTGTGCATGATCTAGCTGGGCATCAAGGGCAAGCTAGAACAGCACATCTCGCCCAACAGCGCTTCTTCTGGCCGCAGATGGAAAGAGACATCAAGGAATACGTGAAATGCTGCCAACGCTGTATCTTTGCAAAGTCCCCTGAACCAGCTGCCCGGGCTCCCTTGGAGAGCATTCGCACTTCGGCACCTATGGAACTGGTGTGCATTGATTTTTGGAGGACAGTAAACAAAGATCTTTCGATGTGTTGGTCATAACAGACCACTTTACAAAATTGGCTCATGCGTTCCCCTGCGTCAACCAAACTGCAAAGCAAGTAGCGAAGGAGTTATGGGATAACGTGTTCTGCATCTACGGtgttcctaaccctaacccaatttTGAAAGTAAACTCATTGCCGAACTCCTCAGCCTCACAAGgattacaaaaacacacacaacagcatacCATCCCATGGGGAATGGGCAAACCGAAAAGGTTCAATAGGACGCTTGGCAGTATGCTGCGTGCCCTACCGCGAGCAGCCAAACAACATTGGGCCCAACAGATACAGACTTTGACCTTTTCTTATAGTGCCACCATTCATGAAACAACTGGATATCCTCCATTCTACTTGATGTACGGTCGACCCCCCCAGAATCCCAGTAGATATGGTCTTCAAACAAGTCCTGAAGGATCCAGTCGTGGTGGATTATAGGACCCATGCAGAGAAACTGATGGCGAACCTCCATGTGGCTGCCGGCATAGCTTAGCAGCATGCGAGGAAAGGACAGCGACATCAAGCCAATGGCTATAACAAAAGAGTCCGTGGAACCCACTTGAACGTTGGCGACAGATTGCTGGCCAATAAagcggagagagggaagaggaagctGGCAGACAAGTGGGAGCCCACCATGTATACCATCAAGACCGGAAGCCTCATACTCACATTTACAAAGTCAGGGATGAGAGTGGGAAGACCAAAGTAGCCCATCGGAACCTGATGTTGGACGTGAGCTTCTTACCGGTCCCAGAACAAAGCAGTGGGGAGTTGGATGAAGATGTCTCAGATGTGCATAGTGAATTCCAGCCTCTGTCTGTTGATGCTTTGAGTGGCCTGGCAGTATACGCTTCTGAGGACCGTTCCTGCTCGTGGTTAGACGCGTCATCTGATGCTGTGTGTGAGTCAATCGGAGAAGCTGATGAGTCTGAGGTGGAGAACGAGATACCTCACTCTCTGTGCAGTGACTCTTCTCAATTGATACCCACGAGTATCCAGTCTGACAAAGTCAGAGGTCAAGAGGAAAGTGAACAACCCTACTGATAGGGTTGTTAAGGTAGTTGATCGTCTGATAGAGAACATGGTGCAAAAGTCACGCACCAAGGGTTTGGTTGAAGGGGTCAAAAGAAGGTCATTGTCTTTACTCACCTTATTTTAGAAAACAAAGAGAGACTTAGGTGCTGTGGTATACTTTTCTTTATTACATGTTGGATCACTTCAGTAATGAGATGTTCATATGGGAGGGAAAGTGTTCAAAGATCTGGTATGGTGTAAATGGCATATTCACTAGAAGATGCAGTAGTCTGATCAACTGCTGTTTTCTTTTGTAAGTAGCGTTATATGCTGTGTATGGGAAAGTCCCCAGGGTTATCTTGGACCAAGTGAACatgagctttgttttgtatattttctaCTCTACACGTTAAAGAAAAATTAAAGAGGGGTGAATGTAATAGATTAAAGAATTACCAATATTTTTGTATCCtttcattttatattatgtGGTTATGTGAGTTTTATTTCACCAAAATCTCGGATTGTTCATGGTAGTTTTTAGGTATTAGGAGATTCATTTATTGCGTAACTGcgctaggggtgcaacggatcacaaaactcacggttcggatcgggtcacggtttttgagtcacggatcggatcattaTCGCATCAACAACGAAAAAGATAAGACAAGTGTGACTTAGCTTtcaattgcttttttgttttattttcaacattCAACAGTGAATAACAGGCTGTACAAAATAAAGTGcagaaacaaaataaagtgcacAAAGAAGCACAGCAGGCCTGGATTTATAACTTTAAACTCTTTTTCAAAaagatgaggatgtctgcattgcctggggagagtgtaGACCTTTTTGCAGTCACTATGTCCCCTGCAGTGGAAAAGACTCGCTGGGAACTGAAGTGCCAGGCACAGCAAGGTAACATTTAGCCATCATGGCAACATGAGGGTATTTGCCCTCGTTGGTCTTCCACCAATTCAGTGGATCACCAACAACCGGAATGCCACTTGCTGCTCGGTAGTATGCCACTTCCTCTTCAATGGCATCAAGAAACGGCTTGCCTGTGACCTCCTTGCCTGCAAAGGTCTCCCCGAAAAGCGCCTCAATGGCTGACTTCTTTTGTGGAGGAGATGTCCCTGCGCCTCCTCCTGTTGGCTCTGTGGCTTGACCCTGGAAGAAACAATTATTTGATGTTCAATCTTTTTTTCAGTTTTCACAGAACTATTATTGCAGcaataacatttaataaaataaattattaatttaaaataaaaaatacaattctTATAGCAAAATAACTAAGACTGGACTGCACTATGTTTAAGTGGCCTAACTCACTGACTTTTTAAACTGTTTTTAGCTCTTCATGTTCTTCAGTGCCCAACTTGCCCACAATCTCAGTGGTGAGATCGTTGTATGTTCTCTGGCGCAGGGCAGGATCTAGGTGAGACAGGGACTTGAATCTTGGGTCCAGTGCAGTCGATCTATGAAGATAGTTCTGTAGATCGGGGTGATCAGTGTATCTGCGGTTCAGGTCTGCTTTAATAGCAGCTTTGACATCTCGGCTGATGGTGCTGTCTCCCTCACTTGGGGACATGGATTGTATAATCTTTGTTTTTAGGTGTAGGACCACGGAGACAGATGGAGCAGATTCAGTGCTTAATAGGGTTGTAACCATTTTGAGTGGTTTGAGCACCTGGAGGACCTCCTCTGCCACGTTCACATCATCGTCAGACAAGGTGACAATGTCTCTGATATTTATTTTCAGGGCCTTGTCAGTCAGTGCAGAGAATATAGCTGCCTGCTGCTCAAGATAGCGCTCCAACATGACATACGTGGAGTTCCACCTTGTTGGGACATCCTGCATCAGCTTGTGAGTAGGTAGCTGTAGCATTTCCTGCTTTGTTTTAAGCACATGAGCTGCTGTTGTGCTGCGGTGGAAAAATGAAACCACCTTTCTGATCCTCCCAAACAGTCTGTCCATCTTGTGTGATGGACATCCCCTTTGGGATGCTAAATTAATCACGTGGGCAAAGCACCCTATCTGTGGCCCCAGACCAGCTTCCTTCactgcacttacttggtttttGGCATTATCTGTGGTGACTGGGATGTTGTTTTTTGGCCTCTCTACCTTCCACTCTGCTACTGTTCCTGTCAGTACCTGCGCCAGATTTGTGCCGGTGTGGCTCTCGTAGAGTGGGCGTGTCTGCAGCACTGGGCTCTTTATCTCCCACTCCGCTGTTATGTAGTGCGCAGTCACCGTCATGTAACTTTCAGTGGCTCTAGAGGTCCACCCGTCTGTAGTGAGGGCAACGGAGGATGCCTTGGATAATTCATCTACAATAATCTTTTTTTGTTCCTCATAAAGTTCGGGAACGATCTTGGTTGTAAAGTGGTAGCGCGAGGGTATTTCGCACCGTGGCTCAAGCACCTTAATCATGTTTTTAAAGCCTTTATTCTCCACAACGGAGTATGGCCTCATGTCCGCCGCTATAAACACCCCAATCGATTTGTTGATGGCTTTTGCCCGGCCGGAGCTTGCAGGAAAGCACTGCTTAAATGCATCGGGGAGAAGCAGTTGCTgcgcatctttttttttttctcccgtTACTCCCGACTAGGGATGTAACGATATGACATTTTTagtacgatacgatacgatacgatatcAAAATTAATATCACGATATCACGATACGATATAAACTTTTTTTGAGATGGCTAAATTTAGATTGTGCCCGAAACACCCTCACCACACCCAAGGATGTTGGTCATCTTCAAATGCCTTCCTCATGTTGGAGGCATTATCTGTTGTGAAACAGACAATCTTCTCTCTTGGTATTTTCCAAGCCTGGAGAATACTGTCGATCAATTCTTAAATGTGAGCGTGGGTGTGGTCTTCCGGGAAATACATTGTTTCCAAGCAGTGGGACTTCAGCTTCCAATCTTTGGAGATGTAGTGGATGGTTAAACTGATGTATGTTTCTGCTCGTCCACaggtcttcctccctccccctttttctGAACAGTTGCACGCACCTTTTCAAACATCTGGGGAATCTGAATCCGAAAAGTAAACCCGAGATGGCAGCTTGTAGCTTGGGGCCGTCTTCTGCATCAAATGCTTAAATCAGGGCTTTTCAACCACTTGGAAAGGCATCATGTCCTTTGCAATAAAAAAATGCCACTGCTTCATCTAATTCCTTTTGATTTGGGAGCATATTTTGCTCCCTTGGCAaaggtttattttatattaggCTGGCTGCTTGACTGTGCActatcaaatctatttttatttaagTTTTTATCTCAATACATTCTGacttaatgaaataaaaaaaggatcacgatatttttattggttaattattattttaaaaaatctgtctcaaaatgtatgtttttacaGTGCACTcttctcacccctccctccctctcacaatCGGAGGTGGGCAACGTCACCTGAGTGTGACCTATTAATGATTCTATTCTTGTGCGCAACATGCCGGTAGTACACAAGCTAACGTAAAGTTATGTTGAACATATTAAGGATCATTGGACACATTTATATCATCTGTCACGGATGTTCGCCAACCTTACCGTGGATTTGACGATTTTGGCTAGTCTTGTGGATGTTTCTCACGGAGATGATGTGCCATGTTGGACGTGTTTGCCGCTTTGCAAGGAACTTTTCTCTTGCAGCGTTCGCAAGTCGGCATTCCATCTACAAGAACTTTGCCGTTTTCATCCTTTAGATAGCCGAAAAATTCCTACACTGCCGacctgggcccagtttcccgagaGCAtatttagcctaagtggatcgcagagtgggtcgtacgagcatcgtacagttttcacaccgtttcccgaaagcatctttggtaacaaACGTTTTGAAAACCCTcatagctaacgagtgctccagggtactcgtaggatgctaagagcctcgttagcctactatagagtgaactcattattgcatgcgggtgtcttcattcataaaaaatgaaaacattcgggagtatgcaataatacaaattattctaaagaggtcagagactccgtgcacagccccgccttccccagtgaaccaagaatccccgcgccgtgacgaacgggggatttaaCCCCCTCGGTTtgacacaggaaacttgagataagaaggtga harbors:
- the LOC130405540 gene encoding E3 SUMO-protein ligase ZBED1 gives rise to the protein MRPYSVVENKGFKNMIKVLEPRCEIPSRYHFTTKIVPELYEEQKKIIVDELSKASSVALTTDGWTSRATESYMTVTAHYITAEWEIKSPVLQTRPLYESHTGTNLAQVLTGTVAEWKVERPKNNIPVTTDNAKNQVSAVKEAGLGPQIGCFAHVINLASQRGCPSHKMDRLFGRIRKVVSFFHRSTTAAHVLKTKQEMLQLPTHKLMQDVPTRWNSTYVMLERYLEQQAAIFSALTDKALKINIRDIVTLSDDDVNVAEEVLQVLKPLKMVTTLLSTESAPSVSVVLHLKTKIIQSMSPSEGDSTISRDVKAAIKADLNRRYTDHPDLQNYLHRSTALDPRFKSLSHLDPALRQRTYNDLTTEIVGKLGTEEHEELKTV